A DNA window from Streptomyces canus contains the following coding sequences:
- the bcp gene encoding thioredoxin-dependent thiol peroxidase: MSERLQPGDVAPAFTLPDADGNEISLSDHKGRKVIVYFYPAALTPGCTKQACDFTDNLEVLAGAGYDVIGISPDAPEKLAKFREKESLKVTLLADPDKKVTEAYAAYGEKKNYGKTYMGVIRSTIIVDEEGKVERALYNVRATGHVAKIIKDLGI; encoded by the coding sequence ATGAGCGAGCGACTCCAGCCCGGGGACGTGGCCCCCGCCTTCACCCTGCCCGACGCCGACGGCAACGAGATCTCCCTGTCGGACCACAAGGGCCGCAAGGTCATCGTCTACTTCTACCCGGCCGCCCTGACACCGGGCTGCACGAAGCAGGCCTGCGACTTCACCGACAACCTGGAGGTGCTGGCCGGCGCGGGGTACGACGTCATCGGCATCTCCCCGGACGCCCCGGAGAAGCTGGCGAAGTTCCGCGAGAAGGAGTCCTTGAAGGTCACCCTCCTCGCCGACCCCGACAAGAAGGTCACCGAGGCCTACGCGGCGTACGGCGAGAAGAAGAACTACGGCAAGACCTACATGGGCGTCATCCGCTCCACGATCATCGTGGACGAGGAGGGCAAGGTCGAACGGGCCCTGTACAACGTCCGGGCGACGGGCCACGTGGCGAAGATCATCAAGGATTTGGGTATCTGA